Proteins co-encoded in one Balnearium lithotrophicum genomic window:
- a CDS encoding NAD(P)H-dependent flavin oxidoreductase: protein MSRLPRLRIKNLEPKYPIIQGGMGAKVSLHKLASAVANAGGIGVISAVLLHEKDRSKPKKRTCKGIDVESVGLKPYHYAWELAEEIRKAKELSPNGIIGVNIMYALTHFYELLMTAIDAGADLIIQGAGFGKDVFKICNTFDVPLIEIVATPKGAKLSERLGASAVIVESGEAGGHLGTMENLWDVLPKIVDAVDIPVIAAGGIFDGKDIARAFEMGAKGVQIATRFIATYECDAAPEFKEYIIKAKPEDSIYIKSPVGMPAHAVRNPFTERLEREGKIPHKCPFNCLKTCSGEDSIYCIADVLLKSVSGDVERGLVFSGSNVGRVNRMYHVKELIEELVRECEEELERRNLNFGEER from the coding sequence ATGAGTAGGTTACCAAGATTGAGGATTAAAAACTTAGAGCCAAAGTACCCTATAATCCAGGGAGGTATGGGAGCAAAAGTCTCCCTCCACAAGCTGGCCTCTGCCGTTGCAAATGCCGGAGGAATAGGTGTAATTTCGGCCGTTCTCCTTCATGAAAAGGATAGGTCGAAGCCTAAAAAGAGAACCTGTAAAGGAATTGACGTTGAAAGTGTTGGACTTAAACCCTATCACTACGCCTGGGAGCTTGCCGAGGAGATAAGAAAGGCGAAGGAGCTCTCCCCCAACGGAATAATAGGTGTCAACATAATGTACGCCCTCACCCACTTCTACGAGCTCCTAATGACTGCCATAGATGCAGGTGCCGATTTAATCATTCAGGGAGCCGGATTTGGAAAGGACGTATTTAAAATATGCAACACCTTTGATGTTCCGTTAATAGAGATAGTTGCGACTCCGAAGGGAGCAAAGCTCTCAGAGAGGTTAGGTGCCTCTGCAGTTATTGTTGAAAGTGGAGAGGCTGGCGGGCACTTAGGAACTATGGAGAACCTATGGGATGTCCTCCCTAAAATTGTTGATGCTGTTGATATTCCCGTTATAGCGGCTGGCGGGATATTTGACGGCAAGGACATAGCAAGGGCCTTTGAAATGGGAGCTAAGGGTGTCCAGATAGCAACAAGGTTCATAGCAACGTACGAGTGTGATGCAGCCCCTGAGTTTAAGGAGTACATAATAAAGGCTAAACCTGAGGACTCAATATACATAAAGAGTCCGGTTGGTATGCCTGCCCATGCTGTGAGAAATCCCTTTACCGAACGTTTAGAGAGGGAAGGAAAAATTCCCCATAAGTGTCCGTTCAACTGTTTGAAAACCTGTTCAGGTGAGGATTCCATTTACTGCATAGCAGACGTTCTTTTAAAATCGGTTTCTGGCGATGTTGAGAGGGGACTTGTCTTTTCGGGAAGTAACGTTGGAAGGGTTAATAGAATGTACCACGTTAAGGAGCTCATTGAGGAACTCGTCAGGGAATGTGAAGAGGAGCTTGAGAGGAGAAACTTAAACTTTGGGGAGGAAAGATGA
- a CDS encoding 3'-5' exoribonuclease YhaM family protein, producing MFVRDLYKLPVGAPFSGYFVIEHVEIKRHRTGEPFLRLVLSDKTGTFTALWWKPPKDADLSIFRKGDVVFISGSIEYFNGQLQPKLSEIRVASPGEYNPQKFICETKFPIEEQFTVLLEIIDSVENPYLKRLLESFFYDDKFVEKFLKTPAGKTIHHACIGGLLEHTLGVVEICETVSRRYKSIDRDLLITAAILHDVGKVHEYSVGISIDRTTEGILLGHLYMSCEMVAFKIAEIPDFPKSLKTKLLHCILSHHGEYEHGSPKKPKTLEAVTLAYADALDSRVKGFEEFVERELGSGKGWTKRHFAFEVPIFFDGEIKYGEEDGKEESSNL from the coding sequence GTGTTTGTAAGAGACCTCTACAAGCTTCCTGTTGGAGCTCCGTTTTCGGGCTACTTTGTGATTGAACACGTAGAAATAAAAAGGCATAGAACGGGAGAGCCCTTTCTGCGGTTGGTTCTATCCGACAAAACGGGAACATTTACTGCTCTCTGGTGGAAGCCTCCTAAAGATGCTGACCTTTCAATATTTAGAAAGGGCGATGTAGTTTTCATTTCTGGCAGCATTGAGTACTTTAACGGGCAGCTGCAGCCGAAACTCTCTGAAATTAGGGTAGCTTCACCGGGAGAGTACAACCCACAAAAGTTTATCTGTGAAACAAAATTTCCCATAGAGGAACAGTTTACCGTTCTTCTTGAAATAATAGATAGCGTAGAAAACCCCTACTTAAAAAGGCTCTTAGAAAGCTTCTTCTACGATGATAAATTTGTGGAGAAGTTCTTGAAAACCCCTGCAGGTAAAACTATTCACCATGCCTGTATAGGAGGTCTTTTAGAGCATACGTTGGGAGTCGTTGAAATATGTGAAACGGTGTCAAGAAGGTACAAAAGCATAGATAGGGACTTGCTAATCACTGCTGCAATTCTCCATGATGTTGGGAAGGTCCACGAGTACAGCGTAGGGATTTCAATAGACAGAACGACAGAGGGAATTCTCTTGGGTCACCTCTACATGAGCTGTGAAATGGTTGCATTTAAGATAGCGGAAATTCCCGATTTTCCAAAAAGTCTGAAAACAAAACTCCTCCACTGTATACTTTCACACCATGGGGAGTACGAGCACGGTTCCCCCAAAAAGCCCAAGACATTAGAAGCTGTTACCCTTGCCTATGCCGATGCCTTGGATTCAAGGGTTAAGGGATTCGAAGAGTTTGTCGAGAGGGAACTTGGAAGTGGAAAAGGGTGGACAAAGCGCCATTTTGCTTTTGAGGTTCCCATATTCTTTGATGGAGAAATAAAGTACGGAGAGGAAGATGGAAAGGAAGAGAGCTCTAACCTATAA
- a CDS encoding NADH-quinone oxidoreductase subunit N, producing the protein MNVNYLAATMILALTGAFLPVINRIFRISGIQGALISSVGYVISLFLVFISNKGRTILDNFFTTDSVSILIGSLILVSSWMVMLVVYWITEKDKFVNELISALMISTAGALLLVSADNFVSLIVSMELMTMPTYLMVLFVFNDKSFEAGVKYFFNGALAVGFMLFGISLLYGLTGSFEFSSLVRNLFSDPLVALAAVFIFAGFGFKITAFPFHFWGPDVYDGTCPGVAALLTGISKSAAFIGLMRVIYEALPVISNNFSLILAIIAAITMTVGNLLALAQKRVSRILAYSSVAHAGYTLVAFAALSVPMSITGILYHSVAYVFMKTAAFLCFAVFLFIWGAKTMDDYKGLGKREPLFGALFLIFLFSLAGVPPMAGFISKVFVFTAAVKSGMLWLALIGLLNSAFSVAYYIWIAKQMYLEEPTIEKPRNVSPNKNLILIPLAVMAVFLIVLGIWINPVVNASSLYITRIGF; encoded by the coding sequence GTGAACGTTAATTACTTAGCAGCCACAATGATTCTTGCCCTAACGGGTGCTTTTCTTCCCGTCATAAATAGAATTTTCAGGATATCTGGAATTCAAGGAGCTCTCATCTCCTCCGTTGGCTACGTGATTTCGCTATTTCTGGTTTTTATATCGAATAAGGGAAGAACAATATTAGACAACTTCTTTACTACAGATTCAGTTTCCATCCTAATCGGCTCCCTGATTCTGGTATCCTCATGGATGGTAATGTTGGTTGTCTACTGGATAACTGAAAAGGACAAGTTCGTAAACGAACTCATCTCGGCCTTGATGATTTCAACTGCCGGAGCTCTCCTTTTAGTAAGTGCTGACAACTTTGTCTCCCTTATTGTTTCTATGGAACTAATGACAATGCCAACCTACCTGATGGTTCTCTTTGTTTTCAACGATAAGTCCTTTGAAGCAGGAGTTAAATACTTCTTTAACGGTGCCCTTGCCGTCGGCTTTATGCTCTTTGGAATTTCCCTGCTCTACGGATTAACGGGCAGTTTTGAGTTTTCAAGTCTCGTTAGGAACCTCTTTTCAGACCCATTGGTTGCCCTTGCTGCTGTTTTTATATTTGCAGGGTTTGGTTTTAAAATTACAGCTTTCCCATTCCACTTCTGGGGACCGGACGTTTATGACGGAACCTGTCCGGGTGTTGCTGCACTTTTAACAGGTATCTCCAAGAGTGCAGCATTTATAGGACTAATGAGGGTTATCTATGAAGCTCTTCCTGTTATCTCTAACAATTTCTCCCTCATACTTGCAATAATAGCTGCTATAACAATGACTGTAGGTAACCTTTTGGCCCTTGCTCAAAAAAGGGTATCAAGGATTCTTGCTTACTCATCTGTAGCTCATGCAGGTTACACTTTAGTTGCCTTTGCAGCCCTGTCCGTTCCTATGAGCATTACGGGTATTCTCTACCACTCTGTTGCCTACGTTTTTATGAAAACTGCAGCTTTCCTCTGCTTCGCCGTTTTCCTCTTTATTTGGGGAGCTAAAACGATGGATGACTACAAAGGACTTGGAAAGAGAGAGCCTCTTTTTGGAGCCCTCTTCCTCATCTTCCTCTTTTCACTTGCAGGTGTTCCCCCTATGGCGGGATTTATAAGTAAGGTTTTCGTCTTTACTGCCGCCGTTAAGTCAGGAATGCTCTGGCTTGCCCTTATCGGTCTCCTCAACAGTGCCTTTTCAGTTGCCTACTACATATGGATTGCAAAGCAGATGTACCTTGAGGAACCTACGATAGAAAAACCGAGGAACGTCTCTCCCAACAAGAATTTAATATTGATTCCTTTAGCCGTTATGGCTGTATTCTTAATAGTTTTAGGTATCTGGATTAACCCAGTTGTAAACGCCTCTTCCCTCTATATAACAAGGATTGGTTTCTAA
- the purN gene encoding phosphoribosylglycinamide formyltransferase, whose translation MRVAVLASGRGSNFYQIGKAFKEGKISGEIVVLITNNRKARAIEKAEELGINWVFLNPKSFPSREDYDKKIVEILKFLKVDLVCLAGYMLVVTPVFIDAFPNRILNIHPSLLPSFPGLKPHWQALTYGVKISGATVHIVDKGVDTGPIVVQAAVPVLPEDMEDSLSERILRWEHRIYPQAVKWFVDGRVEVNGRNVLIKKADYSQLPVVPALEDF comes from the coding sequence ATGAGGGTTGCCGTTCTTGCTTCTGGAAGAGGTTCAAACTTCTACCAAATAGGAAAGGCCTTCAAAGAGGGAAAAATATCCGGGGAAATAGTTGTCCTCATTACGAACAACAGAAAGGCAAGAGCAATAGAGAAGGCGGAAGAATTGGGGATAAATTGGGTCTTTTTAAACCCTAAATCGTTTCCATCAAGGGAAGACTACGATAAGAAGATTGTTGAGATACTAAAATTTCTAAAGGTTGACCTTGTCTGTTTGGCAGGCTACATGCTCGTAGTTACTCCTGTTTTTATAGATGCCTTTCCAAACAGAATTCTAAACATCCACCCCTCCCTCTTACCTTCGTTTCCAGGGCTAAAACCTCACTGGCAGGCTTTGACTTACGGCGTAAAAATTTCGGGAGCAACAGTTCACATAGTTGATAAGGGAGTTGATACTGGGCCGATTGTCGTTCAGGCTGCCGTTCCGGTTCTTCCAGAAGATATGGAGGACTCCCTCTCTGAGAGGATTTTAAGGTGGGAGCACAGGATATACCCTCAGGCTGTAAAGTGGTTTGTTGATGGGAGGGTTGAAGTTAACGGTAGAAATGTTTTGATAAAGAAAGCCGATTACTCTCAACTTCCGGTAGTTCCTGCTTTAGAGGACTTTTAA
- the purM gene encoding phosphoribosylformylglycinamidine cyclo-ligase: protein MERKRALTYKDVGVDIEAGERLVDRIKPFAKRTFDKNVLAGIGGFGAGYLMPKGYEEPVLVSGTDGVGTKLKVAQMANVHDTVGIDLVAMCVNDILTVGAKPLFFLDYFATGKLSVDVAADVIKGIAKGCELAGCSLIGGETAEMPDFYPEGEYDLAGFVVGVVERRKYITGERIEPGDVVLGLASSGIHSNGYSLVRKLFFEVLELKIDDYVEELGRKVYEALLEPTKIYVKSILNLIERVEVKGMAHITGGGIPGNLVRVLPKGVNAVIEKGTWKVPPIFKFIQERGNVPEEEMFKTFNMGIGFTVVVSPELEKEALDILESSGERAFKIGKIVEGEGKVVVE, encoded by the coding sequence ATGGAAAGGAAGAGAGCTCTAACCTATAAGGATGTAGGAGTTGACATTGAGGCAGGGGAGAGGTTAGTTGACAGGATAAAGCCCTTTGCCAAGAGAACTTTTGATAAAAACGTCTTAGCTGGAATAGGAGGGTTTGGAGCCGGTTACCTAATGCCGAAAGGTTACGAGGAACCTGTTTTGGTCTCTGGAACCGACGGTGTCGGGACAAAGCTGAAAGTTGCTCAAATGGCAAACGTTCACGATACAGTTGGAATAGATTTGGTAGCAATGTGCGTTAACGACATCTTAACTGTCGGTGCTAAACCTCTATTCTTCCTTGACTACTTTGCAACGGGAAAGCTGTCCGTTGATGTTGCTGCAGATGTTATTAAGGGAATTGCTAAAGGGTGTGAGCTGGCCGGATGTTCCCTTATCGGTGGGGAGACTGCCGAAATGCCAGACTTTTACCCTGAAGGGGAGTACGACCTTGCAGGATTTGTGGTTGGAGTTGTTGAAAGGAGAAAATACATAACGGGAGAGAGAATTGAGCCTGGGGACGTTGTTTTAGGCCTCGCTTCATCAGGAATCCACAGTAACGGTTATTCTTTGGTTAGGAAACTCTTCTTCGAAGTCTTGGAGCTAAAAATAGACGACTATGTTGAAGAGTTGGGTAGAAAAGTCTACGAAGCTCTGTTAGAGCCTACTAAAATTTACGTTAAAAGCATACTAAATTTGATTGAGAGGGTTGAAGTTAAGGGTATGGCACACATAACCGGTGGTGGAATTCCGGGAAACCTTGTCAGGGTCCTACCTAAAGGTGTCAACGCAGTAATCGAGAAGGGCACGTGGAAAGTTCCTCCCATCTTTAAGTTCATTCAGGAAAGGGGAAACGTTCCTGAGGAGGAGATGTTTAAAACGTTTAACATGGGAATCGGTTTCACAGTTGTTGTTTCTCCTGAACTTGAGAAAGAGGCTTTAGATATCCTTGAATCCTCAGGGGAGAGAGCTTTTAAAATCGGAAAAATTGTAGAGGGAGAGGGAAAGGTAGTTGTAGAATGA
- a CDS encoding M16 family metallopeptidase produces the protein MEVFQLSNGIRVILKPERELEIVSGNLFFPIGNSFDPKGKEGITLLTLKTAVKRSLKRKPEEFYRIQEEIGAPFVSDVSLDYSLVRFQSTSKDFLNYGELLLETLLNPGFTEESFSVEKEALLASIKSKKESPFTLAYEKMMELTYSQTPYQNLPYGSEGSVSSLDLETCKDWYKGFLIPKGSVLSLCGNLQNMEKFLGDVEKIESYEFKRERFEKRITESKTEFVRREGSAQTFILIALNAPSVKSDFYIKYKLLNTILGEGIGSVLFQELREKEGFAYSTGSLYPSRLNTGRILIYIGTSPDKRETVRKKLRSILRQLPSFINSDSIERAKEYFKGTYLLDHETRSKKSWYLGFWEILEKGYKFDSEFLRKIEEIKLSEIKNVAEIVSAEPIHEVVVGDEEVNS, from the coding sequence ATGGAAGTTTTCCAACTAAGTAATGGAATAAGAGTAATCCTAAAACCTGAAAGGGAGCTTGAAATAGTTTCCGGTAATCTCTTTTTCCCAATCGGAAATTCCTTTGACCCAAAGGGCAAGGAGGGAATAACCCTTTTAACGTTAAAAACGGCCGTTAAGAGGAGTTTGAAGAGAAAACCTGAGGAGTTCTACAGGATTCAGGAAGAAATTGGAGCTCCGTTCGTTTCTGACGTTTCTTTGGACTATTCACTGGTTAGGTTTCAGTCAACATCTAAGGACTTTTTAAATTATGGGGAGCTCCTTTTAGAGACGCTACTGAATCCTGGATTTACTGAGGAGAGTTTCTCCGTTGAGAAGGAGGCCCTTTTAGCTTCAATAAAGTCTAAGAAGGAAAGCCCCTTTACGCTGGCCTATGAGAAGATGATGGAATTAACATACTCCCAAACTCCCTATCAGAACCTCCCGTACGGAAGTGAAGGGAGCGTTTCCTCTTTAGATTTAGAAACGTGTAAGGATTGGTACAAGGGATTTTTAATCCCAAAGGGAAGTGTCCTCTCCCTTTGTGGAAATTTGCAAAACATGGAAAAATTCTTGGGTGATGTTGAGAAAATAGAATCCTACGAATTCAAAAGAGAAAGGTTTGAAAAGAGGATTACAGAGAGTAAGACGGAATTTGTTAGAAGGGAGGGTTCAGCTCAGACGTTTATCCTGATTGCTCTGAATGCTCCCTCTGTTAAGAGCGATTTCTACATTAAATACAAGCTATTGAACACAATCTTGGGGGAGGGAATAGGTTCTGTTCTATTTCAGGAGCTCCGAGAAAAGGAGGGTTTTGCCTACTCTACAGGTTCTCTTTATCCCTCAAGGTTAAATACTGGTAGAATTCTCATCTACATAGGAACTTCTCCTGATAAGAGGGAAACTGTAAGGAAAAAACTGAGAAGTATTCTTAGGCAGCTTCCAAGTTTTATAAATTCTGACAGTATAGAAAGGGCAAAGGAGTACTTTAAGGGAACTTATCTCCTTGACCATGAAACGAGGTCGAAGAAGTCGTGGTACTTAGGTTTCTGGGAAATTTTAGAGAAAGGTTATAAATTTGACTCTGAATTCTTGAGAAAAATAGAGGAAATAAAACTTAGTGAAATTAAGAACGTAGCAGAAATAGTTTCTGCTGAACCTATCCACGAGGTTGTTGTAGGAGATGAGGAAGTTAATAGTTAG
- a CDS encoding DUF523 domain-containing protein has protein sequence MRKLIVSACLVGFNCKYNGKNNRCESIVKAFRRGLVVPLCPEQLGGLPTPRPPAKITEGDGFTVLDGKSRVKTVDGSNRDVTISFLRGAYETLYAAELLGENCIACILKERSPSCGVREIYEYKSDNLKEGMGVTSALLRRKGFKIVSSEDKEEIEKLLKELL, from the coding sequence ATGAGGAAGTTAATAGTTAGTGCCTGTTTGGTTGGTTTTAACTGTAAGTACAACGGAAAGAACAACAGGTGTGAATCAATAGTGAAGGCCTTTAGAAGGGGACTTGTTGTCCCTCTATGTCCTGAACAGTTAGGAGGTCTTCCAACTCCAAGGCCTCCGGCCAAAATAACGGAGGGAGACGGATTTACAGTCCTCGACGGAAAATCGAGAGTAAAAACTGTTGATGGTTCCAACAGGGATGTAACTATAAGTTTCCTTAGGGGAGCTTACGAAACTCTCTATGCTGCAGAACTCTTAGGTGAAAACTGTATAGCCTGTATTCTAAAGGAGAGAAGTCCCTCCTGCGGAGTAAGGGAAATTTACGAGTACAAGTCGGACAATTTAAAGGAAGGAATGGGTGTAACATCAGCCCTTCTAAGGAGAAAAGGGTTTAAAATAGTTTCCTCAGAGGATAAGGAAGAAATTGAGAAACTCTTAAAGGAGCTTTTATGA